The genomic window AAATTAGGGCTTCCTTTTGGTAAATTTTTGAACGGAATTTGAGCAAAGCCAATCCACCACACACCTACTAAAAGAAACGACAAACGAGCTGGAATTGAAGCATCTACTATACCAAACCATTCTGGCTTAAAAACAAAAACGAAACAGATAATTTGCAAAATGATGCTACCTACGTAGCCGTATGTAAAACCTTTTGCACTCACATTATCTTGTTCCTCTACCGTAGCAATTTCTGGCAGGTAAGAATTGTAAAATACCAAACTTCCCCAAAAACCTATGGCAGCTACAACAAGCATAATTACGCTAAAATTCAAAGTATTCACGCCTTTATCTGCATTAATCTCAAAGAAGAAAAGTGCGCTACAAGCAATTGCACCAATATAGGTAAACATCTTCATGAAGATTTTTTTATTACCTCTTGTATCAGCTATAGAGGATAAAACTGGAGATAAAAAAGCAATCACTAAAAAAGCAAAAGCCATGGCATAACTATACAATGCAGAGTTAACTATTTTATAACCGAAGAAATAAACGTAGTCGATGGTGTTATCATCTTTATCGCCAGTAATTGCTGTATAATACGCTGGAAATATAGTGGACGTAATAACTAAATTATATGCTGAATTAGCCCAATCGAAAAAGGCCCAAGAGCGGATTGTCTTTTTATTGTTTTTAGTTTGCATTTGATTTTAAATGGTAGCGGCTAAGATAGGAAAATTGGTGTGTTGGTTGTTTAGTTTTTTAGTTGTTCGGTTGTTTAGATCTGAAAAATCGTAAATCGTAAATCGTAAATCGTAAATCGTAAATCGTAAATCATTACAAATAATATTTCTTCCCATCAGTTTTAATTTTGCCAGCG from Pedobacter sp. SL55 includes these protein-coding regions:
- a CDS encoding MFS transporter; the protein is MQTKNNKKTIRSWAFFDWANSAYNLVITSTIFPAYYTAITGDKDDNTIDYVYFFGYKIVNSALYSYAMAFAFLVIAFLSPVLSSIADTRGNKKIFMKMFTYIGAIACSALFFFEINADKGVNTLNFSVIMLVVAAIGFWGSLVFYNSYLPEIATVEEQDNVSAKGFTYGYVGSIILQIICFVFVFKPEWFGIVDASIPARLSFLLVGVWWIGFAQIPFKNLPKGSPNFKTEKKNIMSSGFQELNKVWKQVKQMKYLKRFLFAFFFYSMGVQTVMLVATIFGEKILHLPTTKLIATILILQLVAIPGAMLMSYLSSKKFGNVNVLIGVVIIWIGSCIAAYFIHTEMQFYALAAVIGLIMGGIQSLSRSTYSKFLPQSSPDHTSFFSFYDVTEKVALVFGMFSFGYIEVLSGSMRNSVIALALFFVFGLVFLLLLKKVAPKAVVVD